The genomic stretch CAAAGCATTTGAACAAGCGGCCGGTTTTCTTCGTATTCATGAAGGCAAGAATCCTCTGGATGCCAGCGCTGTTCATCCTGAGAGCTACACCGTAGTCGATGCCATGTCGGCAGATCTTGGATGCAAAGTAGCAGAATTGCTGCAGAAAGAAGACCTTCGCAAGAGAATCGACATAAACAAGTATGTTACCGACAAGGTTGGGCTGCCGACGCTCAAAGACATCATGTCCGAACTGGCTAAACCAGGAAGAGATCCCAGAGATAAGTTCGAGCAGGTGGAGTTTGCCGAGGGCATCAATACCATCAACGACTTGAAGCCTGGCATGACCATGGACGGCGTTGTCACAAACGTCACCGCTTTTGGTGCATTTGTCGACATCGGCGTGCATCAGGACGGACTGGTACACATCAGCGAATTAGCTGACAAATTTGTAAAGGTGCCTGCTGATGTAGTAAAAGTTCAACAGAAGGTGAAAGTGAAGGTACTCAGTGTTGACGCAGAACGGAAAAGAATTTCTTTGAGCATGAAAAATCTCAACTCAAAGTAACCAGAGATCTTGGCAAGGGACGACCGGGAGTAACGCGATGGGCGCTTGGACATTAGGAATTCTAGTAGTAGTGGGCGGCACGCTCGGCTCCGTTGCCGGCATGTTGTGGGTGAGGAAATATTTCAATCTTGCCAAGCTGGAATCGCACCATGAGGTCGCTGGGTACTTACTGTCTGTCATAGGCACACTATATGCGGTGCTATTAGGACTGATTGTCGTAGATGGTCAGAGCAAGTATCAGCAAGCACAGTTGATGACAGAAACTGAAGCAAATGCAGCGGCAGATATGTTTTTAATCAGTCAAGCATTCTCCGATCCTACAAGGCAAAGAATACAAGATGGCATTGCCGAGTATGTCAATGTCGTACTCGATGAAGAGTGGGGCAAAGAGGTGCACAGAGACATCCTCACTGAGGGCAGCGTGGTGCCGCTGAGAAAGGTCTGGCAGACGATGGCATCATATGAACCGGTCACAAACCGTGAACAAGCTTGCTACAGCACAATGTTGACCACGCTTGGTGAAATGGCTGATGCCCGTCGATACCGTGTCGTCAGCACACGCGGAGGAACGTCGGAAATCCTATGGGGCGTGCTTATAGCGGGCGGAATATGTACGGTTCTCTTCACCTATTTTTTCGGCGTTGAAAATGCTGTTGCCCACATCGCTATGACCACACTCGTCTCGCTTTGCTTGTCTCTAAATGTCATGCTGGTTGTACTGTTCAGTAATCCGTATCGCGGAGATATGAGAATTCAACCGGAAGGTTTTAGACATGACCAGAGAATGATGCAGACCTTGCTGAAAGAGCGGAAAGATGGAAAATTTCCACTTGTTGAACCAAAGCCAACCAGTCAACCCGGCGAAACGGTCCCGTCCTCCCCATGACATCAACCATTTAAGAGCGGCTGTGCCGGTCAGCAGCGCTGGTAAGGTAAACAGCTTGCAATAGCAAAATAGCAATGTCATTAATTTTTCGAGATTGCATATTTAGATCTGCTATCTTGAAGGCTCAGACTGCCATAAATGCCGTTGTTGAGCCTCCTCGTAGTGCTTCCGGCAAGTCAGTCGTGGCTCAGGTTCTCTGAGCAGGCATCCCACAATTCACGAATGTAGCAGGAGAGTCAGGATGAGTACCGTCAAAGCCTTGGTCAACCCTTTGAAAGATTTGCAAAAGTTCGGTCAATCCGTCTGGCTCGACTATATTCAACGGAGTTTGATCAAATCGGGCGAACTGAAGCGGTTCATCGATGAAGATGGTCTGCGCGGCATCACCTCTAACCCATCGATTTTCGAAAAAGCAATCGGCGGAAGCACCGACTACAACGATTTCATTGCCTCGATTCGCGACTCCAACCTTGACGCAGCAGGGATTTTTGAGAAGCTGGCCATCCGCGATATTCAAGAAGCCGCTGATATCCTTCTTCCGGTTTATAACGAAACAAACAAGCGCGACGGCTATGTAAGTCTCGAAGTTTCGCCGCTCATCGCCAATGACACCAAAGCCACTCTGGCAGAAGCGAAGAAGTTATGGAGAGAAGTAGCCAGACCAAACGTGATGATCAAAGTGCCAGCAACTGAAGCCGGCATACCTGCCATCAGAGAGCTGATATCAGACGGCGTCAACGTGAATGTAACCCTTTTGTTCTCCGAGCAGACATACGAGCGGGTTGCAGACGCTTATATCGCCGGTCTGGAATCACTTGCCTCTAAAGGTGGTGACATAAACAGTGTCGCCAGCGTTGCGAGCTTCTTCATCAGCCGCATCGACACGGATGTCGACACCATCGTCAGCGCCCGTCTTGCGCAGACCAAAGATGACACTCAAAAGCAGTTGTTAAACAGCGTGCTTGGAAAGGTGGCCGTAGCTAACGCTAAATTGACCTACGAACGCTACACACAAATCTTCTCCGGCAGCCGCTGGGAGAAATTGAAAGCTAAGGGAGCACAAACTCAGAGAGTACTCTGGGCAAGCACTTCCACGAAAAATCCAAAGTACCCGGAAACAATGTATGTCGACGAGTTAATTGGACCAGACACTGTCAACACGATTCCACCGGCAACCTTTGAAGCTTTCAAGAAGAACGGCAAGGCGCAACTGACTCTTACTGAAAATCTGGATGACGCTCGCCAGGTCATGGATAACCTGGAGAAGTTGAACATCTCCATCAAAGACGTCACTGACAATCTTGTCGTTCAAGGCGTAAAGCTATTTGCTGATGCTTTCAACAAACTCACCGACACTGTGGCGAAACAGAGAGCAGAGTTAAAAATAGGAAAAGAACAATTCAGTTACCGCCTGCCTGAAGAACAGACTCGCGTGTTGCATGCAACTTTGAAAGAGTGGCAGGAGAGCGGCAAAGTTAAAAAACTTTGGAAGAGAGACGCCTCCTTGTGGACAAACGAAGACGAAGCGCTCTGGCTGGATTGGCTGACAATCACAGACGACATGCGCAAAGAACTCGAAAGCATCAAGAATTTCGCAGCTGAGATCAAAGCGGCAGGATTCACTCATGCAGTGTTGCTCGGTATGGGGGGATCAAGCCTCTGTCCCGAAGTTATGAGTCTCACTTTTGGACACATCGCCGGCTATCCGGACTTGAAAATTCTCGATTCTACAGACCCGGGACAGATTGCCACTCTGGAAAAATCAATCGATCTCGCCAAAACCCTCTTCATCGTCTCCAGCAAGTCGGGAAGCACCCTTGAGCCGAATATCTACAAACAGTATTTCTTCAAAAAGGTAGCTGACCTGGTCGGTAAGGACAAAGCAGGAAAGCAATTCATCGCCATCACTGATCCTGGATCGAAAATGCAGAAGGTGGCGGAACAAGACAAATTCCGCAAAATCTTCTTCGGAGTGCCCGGCATCGGTGGTCGCTATTCGGCCCTTTCCAACTTCGGACTGGTACCGTCCGCGGTGATGGGCGTGGACTTGCAAAAATTCATGGACAAAACCGAAGAGATGGTTCGGGCTTGTTCACCAGAGACACCAATCGACGAGAACCCTGGTGTGGTACTGGGTGTGATGCTCGGCTTGATGGCTAACGCCGGTCGAGACAAGTTGACTCTGATTGCCTCTCCCGGCATTCACGACATCGGCGCCTGGCTCGAACAACTTCTTGCCGAATCAACAGGCAAAGTTGGAAAAGGCATTGTTCCAGTCGACAGAGAACCTATCGGCGCTCCGAATGTTTATGGCAAAGACAGATTCTTCGCTTACCTACGCTTAGACAACGCAGCCGACCCTGACCAAGATCGTCTCGTCGAAGCACTGGAAAAGGCCAACCAGCCTGTGGTTCGTATCAACGTTCCGGACATTTACTGCATCGGCCAAGAATTTTTCCGCTGGGAAATTGCAACGGCTGTCGCCGGTTCGATTATTGGTATTAACGCCTTCAACCAACCTGACGTCGAAGCAAGTAAGATTGCCACCAAGCAAATTACTGAAGCTTACGAAAAGAATGGTTCACTGCCTGAAGAAAAGCCATTCTATGAAGGCGAGGGAGTGAAGCTGTTTTCAGACGATAAGAACGTCAACGAACTGAACGCCGCTTTGGGAGCACACCCGAAATCGTTAGCCGGTTATTTGAAAGCTCACACGTCCAGAGTAAAAGCTGGTGACTACTTCGCCATTCTCGGTTATATAGAGATGAACGAAAAGCACGAACAGCAGCTACAGACTGTTCGCCTTGCAGTGAGAGATTTCAAAAAGGCGGCAACGTGCCTTGGCTTCGGTCCTCGTTTTCAACATTCGACCGGTCAAGCCTACAAAGGTGGACCGAACACAGGTGTCTTCTTGCAAGTAACCTGTGATCACAAAAACGACCTCGACGTTCCAGATCAGAAATACACTTTTGGAGTAGTAGAAGCAGCACAAGCCCGTGGAGACGGTCAGGTGCTTGCAGAGAGGGGTCGCAGAATGTTGCGCGTTCACTTGAGCGACGTAGAACAAGGTCTGGCAACTCTGGAAGCTGCTGCTAAGCAGTCTCAACAGAAATAAGTCCATCACATAAAACAGCACTACAGAGAGAGAAACAATATGCAGTTAGGCATGGTGGGACTCGGTCGCATGGGCAGCAATATGGTGCGGCGACTGATTAGAGCTGGTCATGATTGCGTGGTCTATGACCATCTTCCAGGACCGGGAAAGGAGCTCGAAAAGGAAGGAGCCAATGCGGCTGATTCGCTGGAATCATTCATCAGCAAACTATCGAAGCCAAGGCACGTATGGGTTATGGTGCCGGCTGGGGCTCCTACGGAAGAGGCAATCTCCAATCTGGCTAATTTGATGGATCCAGGCGATGTTATCGTCGATGGAGGCAACTCCTATTACAAAGACGACATCAGAAGAGCGGAAGAGCTCAAACCTAAGCGCATCAACTTCGTTGATTGCGGCACCAGCGGCGGTGTGTGGGGTCTGGACAGGGGCTACTGCCTGATGGTTGGCGGCGACAGAGACGTGGTGCGGGAACTGTATCCTGTTTTGCGAGCGCTGGCACCAGGTGTAGGGTCGATAGATCGTACTCCCGGACGTGAACACATTGACAGTACAGCCGAAGAAGGCTTCTTACACTGCGGACCGGTTGGTTCCGGGCACTTCGTAAAAATGGTGCACAACGGCATAGAATACGGCTTGATGCAAGCCTATGCGGAAGGATTTGAAATATTCAGGAAAGCAAATTCCGAGCACTTGCCTGAAAACCGCCGATACAATCTCGACATCGCCGACATTGCCGAGGTATGGAGAAGGGGCAGCGTAGTGGGTTCCTGGCTTCTGGACCTGACCGCTTCCGCTCTTGCCGGTGACCCAGACCTGGTCAACTACAGCGGCTACGTAGAAGATTCAGGCGAAGGTCGATGGACTGTTCAGGCGGCGATCGAGGAGGCTGTACCGGCTGAAGTCCTATCTGCAGCTCTATACACACGCTTTCGCTCAAGAGAAGTAAGTCCGTTCAGCGACAAACTTCTTTCGGCCATGCGGCACAGCTTCGGCGGCCACATCGAACTGAAGCCGGCTCCAGCGAAGAAATAGTGTCATGGCCGATACCATAATTTTAGCTGGTGATGTTGGTGGCACCAAAGCTAATCTGGCATTTTATTCGCTTAAAAACACAAGGCTCCACTTACTGGTCCAAAAGCAGTATCCAAGCAACGGGTACGCGGATCTGCACGAGCTGATAGCTGAATTCATCCAGGAGACTCAGCTGAATGCAGACCATGTTTGCATTGCCGTGGCAGGGCCTGTTGTAGATGGGAGTTGCCATGCCACCAACCTCCCGTGGGTCATCGACGCCGGGCTTCTAGCAAAGCGACTCAACCTCAAGAACGTTGAGCTGATGAACGACCTCGAAGCCAATGCTCACGGCATTTATGAACTGACAGACGACGATTTTGTCACGATCAACAAAGGTGACATAAAAAAGCACGGCAATGTAGGCGTTATTTCTGCCGGCACCGGGCTTGGAGAAGCTGGAATTATCTGGGAAGACCGCAAAATGCGCCCTTTTGCATCAGAAGGCGGGCACTGCGACTTTGCACCGAATGGTCCGCTCCAGTTTGAACTTCTGCAGTACCTGCAGAAGAAATTCGATCACGTCAGTTGTGAACGAGTTTTATCGGGACAGGGACTGCGAAACATTTACGACTTTCTTCGAGATCAAAATAAGTATCCACAACCAGAATGGCTAGCAGCGTCACTTAATGCAGGGGATGCACCATCAATAATTTCCAAGCATGGTCTCAAAGGCGAAACTGAAATCTGCGTCGAAGCGCTGAACATCTTCACTGATATTTATGGTGCTGAAGCAGGAAATCTGGCGCTGAAACTTATGGCCACGGGCGGAATATACATAGGCGGTGGCATCGCACCAAAAATGATTGCGAAGTTGAAAGAGCCCAGATTCCTCAAAGCATTTCTGGAGAAGGGTCGGTTGCGCAATGTGCTTGAAACGATACAAATCAAAGTTATCATGAATGACAAAACAGCACTGCTGGGCGCAGCCAGATGTGCTCTGATGCATGCCGGGATTTTCCATCATATCGGTGCGGTCTAGCTTTCAACATAGTCTTTTTGAAGAGGAATTTTTCACTATGCCAGTCGATACCCAATACCTTCTGAACAGGCTTGAACAACTGGGATTCAAAACAAATACCGTCGAACATCCGCCACTGCGAACCGTAGAAGAATCCAAACAGCTGCGTGGGGAGTTGCCCGGTGCTCACGTGAAGAACCTGTTTCTAAAGGATAAATTCAAACGTTTCTGGCTGGTTGTTGCCCAGGAAGATACAAGCATCAACTTAAAACAACTGGCCTCAATACTTGGTGCCGGTAAATTCTCCTTTGCTTCAGCGGATGAACTGTACGAGTACCTGGGAATAACTCCTGGTGCGGTTTCACCCCTGGCTCTAATCAATGACTCCGAGAAGAAGGTTGCAGTAGTACTCGATCAGCGCATGATGAGCACTTCGCCTTTGAACTTCCATCCCTTACGCAATGACATGACGATTGCCATCTCTACGCCGGACTTTTTAGCGTTCCTGAAAGACGTTGAACACACACCTCAAGTCATCAATATAGCGCAGCAAGCGGAAGCAGATAATGAAGCAACTGCTGTTTGAGGGAACAGCTAGTGACGCCGCACGGAAAGCGGCTGGCTGATTAGAGCTATGCCGGCACTA from Candidatus Melainabacteria bacterium encodes the following:
- the gnd gene encoding decarboxylating 6-phosphogluconate dehydrogenase, with product MQLGMVGLGRMGSNMVRRLIRAGHDCVVYDHLPGPGKELEKEGANAADSLESFISKLSKPRHVWVMVPAGAPTEEAISNLANLMDPGDVIVDGGNSYYKDDIRRAEELKPKRINFVDCGTSGGVWGLDRGYCLMVGGDRDVVRELYPVLRALAPGVGSIDRTPGREHIDSTAEEGFLHCGPVGSGHFVKMVHNGIEYGLMQAYAEGFEIFRKANSEHLPENRRYNLDIADIAEVWRRGSVVGSWLLDLTASALAGDPDLVNYSGYVEDSGEGRWTVQAAIEEAVPAEVLSAALYTRFRSREVSPFSDKLLSAMRHSFGGHIELKPAPAKK
- the glk gene encoding glucokinase, whose translation is MILAGDVGGTKANLAFYSLKNTRLHLLVQKQYPSNGYADLHELIAEFIQETQLNADHVCIAVAGPVVDGSCHATNLPWVIDAGLLAKRLNLKNVELMNDLEANAHGIYELTDDDFVTINKGDIKKHGNVGVISAGTGLGEAGIIWEDRKMRPFASEGGHCDFAPNGPLQFELLQYLQKKFDHVSCERVLSGQGLRNIYDFLRDQNKYPQPEWLAASLNAGDAPSIISKHGLKGETEICVEALNIFTDIYGAEAGNLALKLMATGGIYIGGGIAPKMIAKLKEPRFLKAFLEKGRLRNVLETIQIKVIMNDKTALLGAARCALMHAGIFHHIGAV
- a CDS encoding DUF4239 domain-containing protein, whose product is MGAWTLGILVVVGGTLGSVAGMLWVRKYFNLAKLESHHEVAGYLLSVIGTLYAVLLGLIVVDGQSKYQQAQLMTETEANAAADMFLISQAFSDPTRQRIQDGIAEYVNVVLDEEWGKEVHRDILTEGSVVPLRKVWQTMASYEPVTNREQACYSTMLTTLGEMADARRYRVVSTRGGTSEILWGVLIAGGICTVLFTYFFGVENAVAHIAMTTLVSLCLSLNVMLVVLFSNPYRGDMRIQPEGFRHDQRMMQTLLKERKDGKFPLVEPKPTSQPGETVPSSP
- a CDS encoding bifunctional transaldolase/phosoglucose isomerase, producing MSTVKALVNPLKDLQKFGQSVWLDYIQRSLIKSGELKRFIDEDGLRGITSNPSIFEKAIGGSTDYNDFIASIRDSNLDAAGIFEKLAIRDIQEAADILLPVYNETNKRDGYVSLEVSPLIANDTKATLAEAKKLWREVARPNVMIKVPATEAGIPAIRELISDGVNVNVTLLFSEQTYERVADAYIAGLESLASKGGDINSVASVASFFISRIDTDVDTIVSARLAQTKDDTQKQLLNSVLGKVAVANAKLTYERYTQIFSGSRWEKLKAKGAQTQRVLWASTSTKNPKYPETMYVDELIGPDTVNTIPPATFEAFKKNGKAQLTLTENLDDARQVMDNLEKLNISIKDVTDNLVVQGVKLFADAFNKLTDTVAKQRAELKIGKEQFSYRLPEEQTRVLHATLKEWQESGKVKKLWKRDASLWTNEDEALWLDWLTITDDMRKELESIKNFAAEIKAAGFTHAVLLGMGGSSLCPEVMSLTFGHIAGYPDLKILDSTDPGQIATLEKSIDLAKTLFIVSSKSGSTLEPNIYKQYFFKKVADLVGKDKAGKQFIAITDPGSKMQKVAEQDKFRKIFFGVPGIGGRYSALSNFGLVPSAVMGVDLQKFMDKTEEMVRACSPETPIDENPGVVLGVMLGLMANAGRDKLTLIASPGIHDIGAWLEQLLAESTGKVGKGIVPVDREPIGAPNVYGKDRFFAYLRLDNAADPDQDRLVEALEKANQPVVRINVPDIYCIGQEFFRWEIATAVAGSIIGINAFNQPDVEASKIATKQITEAYEKNGSLPEEKPFYEGEGVKLFSDDKNVNELNAALGAHPKSLAGYLKAHTSRVKAGDYFAILGYIEMNEKHEQQLQTVRLAVRDFKKAATCLGFGPRFQHSTGQAYKGGPNTGVFLQVTCDHKNDLDVPDQKYTFGVVEAAQARGDGQVLAERGRRMLRVHLSDVEQGLATLEAAAKQSQQK
- a CDS encoding prolyl-tRNA synthetase associated domain-containing protein; the protein is MPVDTQYLLNRLEQLGFKTNTVEHPPLRTVEESKQLRGELPGAHVKNLFLKDKFKRFWLVVAQEDTSINLKQLASILGAGKFSFASADELYEYLGITPGAVSPLALINDSEKKVAVVLDQRMMSTSPLNFHPLRNDMTIAISTPDFLAFLKDVEHTPQVINIAQQAEADNEATAV